A window of Synergistaceae bacterium genomic DNA:
AATAATATTGCTGCTCCGGCCAGTGCAATCCCGAATTTCTTCATAAAATCAAGCATTTTCTCTGTCATCATGGGCACCCCCGTATCATCTGCTGATATATAAAAAACTAAAACACATACACACTCAGATATTGTAATGCCATATAATCAGAATACATCAAGAAAATTGCGGATGAGTTTTACCGTGGAAAGGCGGAGCACGCCTAATATATACAGCAAAATAGGCTCAACTTTTTCGGCAGTTAAAAGTTCCGCCGTTTTTTTGATTTGACACTTCAACATCTGCACTTCTCTCATTTACTGCGTTCGATCCCCAACACCACTGCGTAAATGCGCTATCAGCGCATATCCTTCACATTCCAGCAATCGAAAACAGATGACAGGATGGGGTCTCCCATCCTGTCATCTGTCAGAAAACAATATAATTATCACACGTAAAACTTAGCAGGTTATTTTTTCTTTTCAGGATGCATAACTGTAGTAAAGATAAATATCACAAGACATCCTAATGCAAATATGAAACCAATAGGATATCCGATATTGGCAGACATTTTAAATCCCTCCGGAGCAAGGCAGATATAGGTTGCTGAAACAGCGGCCATAAACGTTGCGGGGATGGCTGTTATCAGACATGCATACTTGTTCTTTACAAAACGGAACATATAGACAGAAGCAGCCCAAAGGACGATCATAGCCAATGTTTGATTGGACCATGAGAAGTACCTCCATATAATCGTGTAGTTTAATTTGGAAATAAGGAATCCGACTGCAAGAAGAGGAACGGAAATAGCCAGCCGCTTTTTGGTTTTAGACTGGTCTATGTTGATCCAGTCGGCAATTGTAAGTCGAGCGCTGCGGAACGCCGTGTCACCGCTCGTGATCGGGCAGGCGATAACACCAAGGATGGCAAGGACACCGCCAATTTTGCCGAGCAGTCCGAACGAAACATCGTACACAACATTAGCGGGTGAACCGCCAAATGCCTTAAGCGCATTGGCCAAGCCTATCGTAGTTCCGCCTTCATAATAGGCACATCCTGCAGCGGCCCAGATAAGGGCAATGATTCCTTCGGCTATCATAGCGCCATAAAAAACCTTTCGTCCTTCTCTTTCACTTGTGATACAGCGAGCCATCATAGGGCTCTGGGTGGAGTGAAACCCGCTGATAGCACCGCAGGCAACAGTGATGAACATGAACGGGAAAATCGCAGTCCCGCTTGGGTGCTGGTTGGAGAATGATATTTCAGGAATTCTATATCCATTGGCAAACAATCCGATAATAATGCCAAAAGCCATGAAAATAAGAACTGCTCCAAAAAACGGATAAAGTTTTCCGATTATCTTGTCAATCGGAAACATCGTTGCCAGAAAGTAATAGGCCAAAATAATAAGGACCCAAAACTTGATCGTCATTGAATCCGGGGTCAGACGGGCAAGCAGCTGGGCAGGTCCGACGAGAAAGGCGACTCCGACGAAAACCAGCAGGATAACGGAGAACACCCTCATTACCTGCAGCATGCCCTTGCCAAGATATATACCAGTAATTTCACTTATCGAGGCTCCTCCATGGCGCTCACTGAGCATTCCTGACAAGTAGTCGTGTACGCCTCCGGCAAATACTGACCCGAAACATATCCACAAAAATACCTGTGGACCCCAGAGTGCTCCGCTGATCGCCCCAAAAATAGGACCCAATCCAGCAATATTCAAAAGCTGTATCATGAAAACTTTCCATGTTTTCATAGGTACAAAGTCGACAGAATCATTTTTTGTGTTTGCGCAAGTTTGACGGTCATCCGGTCCAAACAGCTTCTCTACGAAACTTCCGTAGAAAAAATAGCCGCAAATAAGTATTGCAAGAGAGACAAAGAACGAAATCATAATAAAATTCCCCCCATCCCAATATTATAAAAAATATCCCGGTATTACCACACATCTTGCTGCTAAGACCATCCTTGGCAGCATGTACTTATTCACCACAATTTCTGCGTATATTATACACCTCTTATACACCGTCATGTTTGCCCGGTACATAACAGAAAAATACGCTATAAATAACGCTTATACCAGCCCCCTCCTATATGTTTTGCCATTGGCAGGCTGTAAATACCTAATTTTCTATATATACCCGATATATCATATTCCTAATTTATAATACATTTAATATAAGTACGCTTATAATTGTAACCATTGTTGAATATTAATATAAAGTCATTCATCTATAAACTTTAATTTTTCATTGTAGTCAGGGCATATCATATATACTTTCCGTGGTATAATAAACACTGAGTTGTACATTTCATAGTATGGAGCTGGATGATGAGACGAAGGCGAAGATTCTATTTTCCTATTACCAGAACATTAGTCCTTCTTATCATAATGCTTGTGCTCATGGCTTGTGCAAGCTGGATGCTTGTCGAGCATATCAAATACCTCTTCGCATCGCACAACGACTTACAGAACCGTACAGTCCTCACCCTTGCGGCAAATATAGTCGACGGACACATAAATGCAACACTGGCGCACCTGCAGGGACTTGCATACCTATCATCCGTTTCTGCCGCAGGCAAAGACGGAGCGATCAGAGATGAATGGCTCGACCGCATGCGGATCGAGGCAAAAAAAATAGGGTTTCGGCGCATATCCATTTCCGACTTCGAGGGCAACACGATCTCGACAACAGGCAGGCAATTCAACATTTCAAACATCGCGGAACAGGAGCAGTTCCAGAAGACCATATACGGATTCTCTTCCGTCTCCGGTGTCGTCACAGACAGGATTACCGACACAAGTGATACACAGGGAGAGGTCATCATATTTCAGGTACCTGTCTTCAAAGGTGCGGTTGTGACAGGCGCGCTCTCCGGGGCAATCGGGCTTGAAGATGCTTCTTCCTTTCTTGCCGGGATCGATACCAATTACAGCGGGAACTCGTTATTTATTATTGACGGCAGCAACCGAATAATAACATACTCAAAAATATTAACAGACAGGAACATCCATTACAGACACAGCATCAGCTTCTTTGATTACATGTCAAACATTATTGCCCCGGAGGAACAAGGATATATCCTGAAAAATCTGGGGGGGCTCCAGGCAAAAAATATATATATGTACGTTACTAAAAAAGATCAACACTATTTTTCATTTACACCATTATCAGGCAGCAGCGGATGGAAGCTGGTCGAAGTATCATCCGAAGAGGGCATAATATCCACTCAGAGGAATATAATTTACAGGACAGGCCTGCTTATCCTTGCGGTTACGTTGTCCATCATCGTCTCTTTGCTGTGCCTTTATATAATCAGCTGGAAATACTATAAGATAAGGGCGCTTAATCGTACCACTCTGGAAAAATCCGGATTCCATCTTTTCATGCTCTCTCCGGAGGGAATTGCCGAAGACTTTGACGAAGGCTTCGCCAAATTACTCGGGATCCCGGAGCACTCCTTTTCTTTTGACTTTAGAGAGCTTATGGACAAAGACCAGACTATCTTCCCGCAAAATTCGATCAGAATGGGGCAATCCTTCCGGCTGCCTTTGCACATGGCCGACGGAAGGACGATATATCTGCTCATACAGGTCATAGGCAATGAGGAGGGCGGGTTTTACCAGTCATTTGCAGTTGATGTGACAAAAGACGAGCTCATTCAGGAACATATACGCATGATTGCTTATACTGACCTCATCACAATGCTGCCAAACAGGGAAAGCTTCTCTTTAAAGGTTGAAGAGCTGGGCAGAAGATGCCTCAGAGAGAGTTTCAACAGTGCATATCTGTTTATTAACATAAACGACACGCATAAAATACTTGAGATCTTCGGCGACAGGGTAGCCAGAAACATGCTGCTTGAGGCCGCGAACAGGCTCTCTTCTGTTGCAAAGGAATGCGGCGGACTTCTTTATAATCTTGGCAACGACAATTTCGTGATCCTGCTGGAATCATTCAGCGAGACTCAGGAACTTAAATATATTTGCAGCAAAATCAAAGATCTATTTTTAAGACCGTTTGTTGTTTTCGAC
This region includes:
- a CDS encoding carbon starvation protein A gives rise to the protein MISFFVSLAILICGYFFYGSFVEKLFGPDDRQTCANTKNDSVDFVPMKTWKVFMIQLLNIAGLGPIFGAISGALWGPQVFLWICFGSVFAGGVHDYLSGMLSERHGGASISEITGIYLGKGMLQVMRVFSVILLVFVGVAFLVGPAQLLARLTPDSMTIKFWVLIILAYYFLATMFPIDKIIGKLYPFFGAVLIFMAFGIIIGLFANGYRIPEISFSNQHPSGTAIFPFMFITVACGAISGFHSTQSPMMARCITSEREGRKVFYGAMIAEGIIALIWAAAGCAYYEGGTTIGLANALKAFGGSPANVVYDVSFGLLGKIGGVLAILGVIACPITSGDTAFRSARLTIADWINIDQSKTKKRLAISVPLLAVGFLISKLNYTIIWRYFSWSNQTLAMIVLWAASVYMFRFVKNKYACLITAIPATFMAAVSATYICLAPEGFKMSANIGYPIGFIFALGCLVIFIFTTVMHPEKKK
- a CDS encoding GGDEF domain-containing protein; the protein is MMRRRRRFYFPITRTLVLLIIMLVLMACASWMLVEHIKYLFASHNDLQNRTVLTLAANIVDGHINATLAHLQGLAYLSSVSAAGKDGAIRDEWLDRMRIEAKKIGFRRISISDFEGNTISTTGRQFNISNIAEQEQFQKTIYGFSSVSGVVTDRITDTSDTQGEVIIFQVPVFKGAVVTGALSGAIGLEDASSFLAGIDTNYSGNSLFIIDGSNRIITYSKILTDRNIHYRHSISFFDYMSNIIAPEEQGYILKNLGGLQAKNIYMYVTKKDQHYFSFTPLSGSSGWKLVEVSSEEGIISTQRNIIYRTGLLILAVTLSIIVSLLCLYIISWKYYKIRALNRTTLEKSGFHLFMLSPEGIAEDFDEGFAKLLGIPEHSFSFDFRELMDKDQTIFPQNSIRMGQSFRLPLHMADGRTIYLLIQVIGNEEGGFYQSFAVDVTKDELIQEHIRMIAYTDLITMLPNRESFSLKVEELGRRCLRESFNSAYLFININDTHKILEIFGDRVARNMLLEAANRLSSVAKECGGLLYNLGNDNFVILLESFSETQELKYICSKIKDLFLRPFVVFDNKFEISCRVGAVPCPEYLRQTPISPSDMFRYGEITMRLAKNPDNMFILNAKTYKSIMKELDIERDLAQSIIKNELELYYQPIYDSINDRIYSVEALLRWHSVRHGDILPKTFIPMAEKSGFINQLGDFVIDSAMAFASQLKDKDVKVQFNVSTIQLMQSDFADRLLAKFRKHCLSHFSVGMEITEACFLENAPGTREKLGRLRACGIMVFIDDFGTGYSSFSYLKDMPADCLKIDKTFVGGLETSNKQKTIIKAISYMADALGMLAIAEGVETKEQLDLVLQSGCRYVQGFLIAKPMPAKDVIDFINGFNSED